In Salmo salar chromosome ssa14, Ssal_v3.1, whole genome shotgun sequence, the sequence gaacggaaatatattttttcccctcgttcatgacgagaagtccggctggcttacatcatgtgctaacgagacggagatttttggacataaatgatgagctttttttgaacaaaactacattcgttatggacctgtgatacctggaagtgacatctgatgaagagaatcaaaggtaatggattatttacatagtattttcgattttagatctccccaacatgacgtctagtctgtatctgcaacgcgtatttttctgggcacagtgctcagattattgcaaagtgtgatttcccagtaaggttatttttaaatctggcaagttgattgcgttcaaaagatgtaaatctataattctttaaatgacaatataatattttaccaatgttttctaattttaattatttaatttgtgacgctgacttgactgccggttattggagggaaacgatttcctcaacatcaatgccatagtaaacgctgtttttgtatataaatatgaacttgatagaactaaaaatgcatgcattgtctaacataatgtcctaggagtgtcatctgatggagattgtaaaaggttagtgtatcattttagctggttttatggttttggtgaccctgtctttgacttgacaaaacattacacacaactcttgtaaatgtactgtcctaacatactctaaatttatgctttcgccgtaaaacctttttgaaatcgtaaaacgtggttagattaaggagatgtttatctttcaaatggtgtaacatagttgtatttttgaaaaatttgaattttgacatttatttggattcaaatttgccgctcttgaaatgcacctgctgttgatggagtgcaccacaggtgcgCGACGCTaccccacctagccccaagaggttaatgtgcttcttcttgagccactcctttgttgccttggccatgtgttttgggtcattgtcatgctggaatacacatccacgacccgttttcaatgccctggctgagggaaggaggttctcacccaagatttgacggtacatggccccgtccatcatccctttgatgcggtgaagttgtcctgtccccttagcagaaaaacacccccaaagcataatgtttccacctccatgtttgacggtggagatggtgttcttggggtcataggcagcattcctcctcctccaaacacggcaagttgagttgatgtcaaagagctccattttggtctcatctgaccacaacgctttcacccagttgtcctcggaatcattcagatgttcattggcaaacttcagacgggcatgtatatgtattcttgagcagggggaccttcaCGGCGTagagtgttaccaattgttttcttggtgactgccttgagatcattgacaagatcctcccgtgtagttctgggctgattcctcaccgttctcatgatcattgcaaccccacgaggtgagatcttgcatggagccctagGCCGAGGGAtactgacagttcttttgtgtttcttccatttgcaaataatcgcaccaactgttgtcaccttctcaccaagctgcttggcgatggtcttgtagcccattccagccttatgtaggtctacaatcttgtccctgacatccttggagagctctttggtcttggccatggtggagagtttggaatctgattgattgattgcttctgtggacaggtgtcttttatacaggtaacaaactgagattaggagcactccctttaagagtgtgctcctaatctcagctcgttacctgtataaaagacacctgggagccagaaatctttctgattgagaggggggtcaaatacttatttccctcattaaaatgcaaatcaattaataacatttctgacatgcgtttttctggatttttttgttattctgtctctcaccgttcaaataaacctaccattaaaattatagactgatcatttctttgtcatcaGGCAatagtacaaaatcagcaggggatcaaaaactttttcccctcactgtagatatAAAGAAaagtcagctgtttccagctacaatagtcatttacattaatgtctacactatttctgatcaatttgatgttatttaatgGACAttgttttttgcttttctttcaaaaatgtCTAAGTGACggcaaacttttgaacagtagtgtacatttTATATTCAGTTTAAggcggaagtttacatccaccttagccaaatacatttaaactcagtttcacaattcctgacatttaatcctagtaaaaattccatgtcttagttaggatcaccactttattttaagaatgtgatatgtcagaataatagaaaagagaatgatttatttcagcttttatttctttcatcacattcccagtgggtcagaagtttacatacactcaattagtatttggtttaaattgggtcaaatgttttgggtagctttctacaataagttgggtgaactttgacccattcctcctgacagagctggtgtaactaagtcaggtttgtaggcctccttgctcgcacatgctttttcaattctgcccgcagattgtctataggattgaggtcagggctttgtgatggccactccaataccttgactttgttgtccttaagccattttgccacaactttggaagtatgcttggggtcattgtccatttggaagacccatttgcgaccaagctttaacttcctgactgatgtcttgagatgttgcttcaatatatccacatacttttcctcctcatgatgccatctattttgtgaagtgcaccagcctctcctgcagcaaagcatccccacaacatgatgctgccaccgccgtgcttcacgtttgggatggtgtccttcagctcgcaagcctccccctttttcctccaaacataacaatgatcattatagccaaacagttctatttttgtttcatcagaccagaggccatttctccaaaaagtaggatctttgtccccatgtgcagttgcaaaccgtagtctggcttttttatgccggttcctgagcagtggcttcgtccttgctgagcggcctttcaggttgtcgatataggactcattttactgtggatacagatacttttgtacccgtttcctccagcatcttcacaaggtcctttgctgttgtcctgggattgattgcacttttcgcaccaaagtacgttcaactctaggaggcagaacgcgtctccttcctgagcggtatgacagctgcgtggttccatggtgtttatacttgcgtactattgtttgtacagatgaacgtggtaccttaaggcgtttggaaattgctcccaaggatgaaccagacttgtggaggtctacaaaggttttggctgatttcttttgattttcccatgatgtcaagcaaagaggcagtgaatttgaaggtaggccttgaaatacatccacaggtacacctccaattgactcgcattatgtcaattaacctatcagaagcttctaaagccattacataatttttctggaattttccaagctgtttaaaggcacagtcaacttagtgtatgtaagcttctgacccactggaattgtgatacagtgaattataagtgaaataatctgtctgtaaacaattgatggaaaaattacttgtgtcatgcacaaagtagatgtcctaaccgacttgccaaaactatagtttgttaacctgttggggctagggggcagtattttcacggctggataaaaaaacgtaccggatttaatctggttactaatcctacccagtaactagaatatgcatatacttattatatatggatagaaaacaccctaaaatttctaaaactgtttgaatggtgtctgtgagtataacagaactcatttggcaggcaaaaccctgagacagattctgacaggaagtggatacctgatgtgttgaattacctttaagcctatgccattgaaacacacagaggCTTAttcatgttttggcacttcctattgcttccactagatgtcaccagcctttacaaagtgttttgagtcttccactgtgagatctgaccgaacaagagccttggaacggtgatggccgattagactctggcgcgcgaggtcatgttgggtaccctcgttccaatacgttttaaaagagaatgcattcgtccaccttgaatattattcatgttctggttaaaaaaggcactaatgatttatgctatacaacgtttgacatgtttgaacgaacgtaaatatattttcccccctcgttcatgaagtgaagtccggcgggcttagatcatgtgctaacaacacggagcttttttgaacaaaactacattcgttatggacctgggattcctggaagtgacaactgatgaagagaatcaaaggtaatggattatttacatagtattttcgattttagatctctccaacatggcggttagtctatcgcaaagcgtatttttctgggcgcagtgctcagattattgcaaagtgtgatttcccagtaaggttatttttaaatctggcaagtcgattgcgttcaagagatgtaaatctataattctttaaatgacaatataatattttaccaatgttttctaatattaattatttaatttgttgtgctgactggactgccggttattggagggaaacgatttcctgaacatcaacgccatagtaaaacgctgtttttggatataaatatgaacttgatagaactaaaaatgcatgtattgtctaacataatgtcctaggagtgtcatctgatggagattgtcaaaggttagtgcataattttagctggttttatggttttggtgacgcctgtctttgaattgaccaaacattacacacagctattgtcaatgtactctcctaacataatctaactttatgctttcgccgtaaaacctttttgaaatcagacaacgtggttagattaaggagatgtttatctttcaaagggtgtaagatagttgtatgtttgaaaaatttgaattttgacatttatttggtttcaaatttgccgctcttgaaatgcacctgctgttgatggagtgcaccacaggtggcacgctagtgtcccacatagccccaagaggttaacaagaaatttgtgtagtggttgaaaaacaagttttaatgactcaatcctaaatgtatgtaaactaccAACTTCAACTGAATATATGGGATTAGAGCTGTGGTTAGGAGGTAGACAGTAACCTCAGGGCTGTCTTGGAAGTTATGAGTGTGCCGTTTGAGGATTAAGAATGGGTCAAGTCTGTGCTCTGTGGCTTACCTGGATTTACTTGGTGATGGTTTGCTCCTGTCTTTGGAGTGGGACCTCCCACTTCTCCTTCGAGGGCTCTTGGAGCGTCTCCTGCTCCTGGAGTGTGAACGTCGCTTAGATCTGCTCTTTGAACGCCTGCAGACCACGAACATCACACAGACACGACATCAATCTCTaccctcaatatacatttaaaaaacctTTACTTATTTTTAACACAATCCAAATAATTTCTGTCAGGAAAACAGAGTTTGTGTTCACCTGTGTCTGGAGCGAGAACGGGACCTTCTGCGTCTGGACCTGGACCTGGAACGCGAGTGCTTCCTCTTGCTCTCCTTGTCTGCATAAACAAAACGTTAAAATTACTTGGGTACAGCAAATAATAGCTTTTAGCTAGGGCTAACGGTATTTATCTGAGATGTAAGGTATGTTTTGGAGATGCAATGCTTTGGCTACTCACTACCAGGCTCGATGGCAGCAGAGATTAGGGACTGGGCCTCTCTGACCCTCTTCATGGCCACTTCTATCTCTTTGTTGGAGGAGTCTGCCTTCAGGCCCGGATTCATGTTCATGTTCATCCCTACACCCATGTGGTTCATTCTGAAGAAGAGGACATTTTGTGgtgattataaactgggtagtttgGGTCCTGGATGGTGTTTGGCTGAAACAGCCACAGCATTCCAGTCATGtgtatatcagacaatataccTTGGGTATGATGCAAAACTACTTGTTTACTGTTACATTTCTATTAATAAccggtttataatagcaataaggtacctcaggggtttgtggtatatggccaatataccactgctaagggtcgtctttgcgtcgtgcctaagaacggCCCTTAAGCGTGGTATATTTAAGTAATAAGGACCCAGGGGGTATGGTATATAGCTaatataccacggttaagggctgttcttaggcacgacgcaaagaCGACCCTTAgcaatggtatattggccatataccacaaacccctgaggtaccttattgctattataaaccggTTATTAATAGAAATGTAACAGTAAACAAGTAGTTTTGCATCATACCCAAGGCCATTATAaaccgggtggttcgagccctgaatgttgactagctgaaagccgtggtatatcatacTGTATACCATGGTTatgacaacaaacaaaaaaaagtactATTTATtggtctaattatgttggtaactagtttataatagacacctcaggggtttgtggtatatggccaatataccacggctaagggctgtatccaggtcgtgcctaagaacagcccttagctgtggtatattggccatacaccacacccccttgtgccttattgcttaaacatACCACACCCCTTCAGGACTTACtgcttaattataaactgggtggttccagccccgaatgctgattggctgaaagccgtggtatatcagaccgtataccacaggtatgacaaaccatttttactgctctaattactttagtaagcagtttataatagcaataaagccCCTCTGGGGTccctggtatatggccaatataccacagctaacgcgttgtgcctaagaacagcccttagccgtggtatattggccatataccacaccccccgcgccttattgcttaattagaacACACTGGAGTGCAATCCAACAAATTAATGGCTCATAGGTGTTACTGGAGGTGAGCTAGTCTGATGTCTTATAATGGGAATTTTCTAGAGACACGATGACTTACTTTGGATCCACCTGCGTCATAAACTTCAGAAGCTGCTCAGTAGGAAAAGACTGGGGAAGAAGAGTGAAGtgtaaaatatataatatacaagtTAGaaatataatttcaacatttcccTTTTAACACCAGCATTTGCGTGTGCATACAGAacaatactatatatacaaaagtatgtggacaccccttcaaataagtggatttggctatttcagccacactcattGCTGAAAGATGTAtaacatcgagcacacagccatgcaatctccacagacaaaaattggcagaatggccttactgtagagctcagtgactttcaacgtggcactgtcataggatgccaccattcTAACAGCTcgccaaatttctgccctgctagtgcttccccggtcaactgtaagtgctgttattgtgaagtggaaacgtctaggagcaacagcggctcagccgcaaagtggtaggccacacaagttcacagaacagggccgcagagtgctgaagagcataaaatcgtctgtcctcggttgcaacactcactacagagttccaaattgcctcgaagcaacatcagcataagaactgttcgtcgggagcttcctgaaatgggtttccatggccaagcagccacacacaagcctaagatcaccacgtgcaatgccaagcgtcggctggagtggtgtaaatctcgccggcatctgacagtccgacggacgaatctaggtttggaggatgccagaagcacactacctgcccgaatgcataatgccaactgtaaagtttggtggaggagtaatggtctggggttgttttttcatgagtcgggctaggccccttagttccagtgaaaggaaagcttaatgctacagcatacaatgacattctagacgagtctgtgcttccaactttggggaaggccctttcctgtttcagcatggcaatggTTTGTCGAGtctggtgtggaagaacttgactccCCTGCAGAGCCCTGACggcaaccccatcaaacacctttgggatgaattggaacgccgactgcaagccaggcctaattgccaaacatcagtgcccgacctcactaatgctcgtggctgaatagaagcaagtccccacagcaatgttccaacatctagtgaaaagcctttccagaagagtggaggctattatagcagcatagaggggaccaactccatattattgcacatgattttggaatgagatgttcggcgagcaggtgtccacatacttttggtcatgtagtgcatcTCCAGGTTGCAAGCAAACACTCACCTGGGGATTCATATTCATATTGGGGTTTGAAAACCCAAATGCTGCCATCGCATCCATGGAGGGACCACCGAAAGGATTGCCTCCCATCTAAAATGCAACACATCATTAACCCTTTCATTGTCTATTACTCTACTTTACAGACTAATGTCCCCATGGGGAAAATTTGTTGCAGTATCATGtacaccagggatcatcaactagattcagccgaggtccaattttttcttgagtggatggtcggaacataattacaaatcatttgtagactgcaaattgatcgcaagaatcccaaacagatatCATATTTGACTAAAACTTAATTtcaaaaccttgcttacatttgtatagatCATCTCTCtttattatgcatgggaatacttgggaacagatttcctaaatttaAATcaattggagctgatttcctggtgtttttacagtcttatgaTCAACAacgaaaaataaaaaaagtttatTTTGTTCGTTGCTAAGAAAGCTTGGggagccaaataaaaccacctgcAAGCTaaacagttggggaaccctgatgtACAcatttaaattatatatatagagagatatataaccGTGGTCATGTATATGCCTGTGTTCACGTGAGAGTGGACTTATCAGGGCATGTTCCATTTCATTAACTTAAGAACCAACATTGTCTTATGTCAGATGGCGTCACTCCTACGCAACGCCCGTCCCTTAAACAATCTGTCTTGTAGGAAGTGGAACTCTTATGTAAATATGAAaattcctgtttttttttttatatcactACGCTCGTATCCATGAAATAGGCAGAATAATtacctaaataaaataaaaattgtgaCTGATATATTGGTTTGCAATTTTGAGAAAATAAACAAAACTGTGGCTATCTCCTGCACAAATAATGTGCAAGGACCTTGGTCGCCAGTGCAGTGACTTGATCAGCAGCTTTGCTAACTGTTGTAGCTAGCTTACTGACATAGCTGGCTAGCTCTACCTTTACTGACATGAAAAGCGTGCTTAGCCTGGTTAAATTACCCTGAAGTTGTAGACATGCAGCCTCAAAATGAGGGACCATTATCAGAAATCAGTCCGTAAGTCAGCATGTTTCTCTGCGATCGCTAACGTTTAACTTGTAAGTAACTTTGTATAATTGGCTCAGCTGAGTACAGCAGCTGACTCGGGAGGCTACTGCAATGACTCACGGCAGAACAGCTGCTTCATGAAAACTCATAAAAGTTAGTATCTGTAAACCCCCCCCACAAGTAAATAAATCAAAAATAAACTAATTTGGtcacaacattttttattttaatgttaAAATTAGCACTACTAAAGTAGTTTGCGAGCTAGCTTGTTTGAAGCGTTCAACAAATTGTGTACGCAGCACTAAGTAGGTAGCTTGTTGGTTAGCAGCAACGTTTCTCCTCTCGCAAGCTAATATTGGTCAAATTTATGCTAGCTTTTGTGCCCAGTCAAACTTCAGAAATACCGCTCATTGAAGCACAAAAACCCATAGCTAAATGTAAAATGACTAGAACTTCGTCACCAAAGAAACTTCATTATTGACCAATTTATTGTTTTATCTTAGATTAATACAGACAGTTTTGAGGCAGAAATTAGGTTCAGCAGACAATGTTACCTAGGTAGTATTTTCAAATGTTAGACAGCACATTGTAGCCAAACTACTTTTGATCTATCCCATACCTTTTGCAAGATACGAGAGAGATTAGCGCAGGCAGAATCGTTGCGCTATCTGACGTAAGACAATGAAGGACCACATAATTAAATTGAACAACAAAATATTTTATGTCTATGCTGAGGACCTACCTGTGGATAGGACATGGGGTTTGGTGTTGGGAGAAGTCCTACCTGTGGATTGGACATGGGGTTAGGTGTTGGAAGGAGACCTCCTCCGGACATAATCCCTGCAACAGCATTTGCTGGCGCCAGCAGTGACAAAGCCTTAGCCTCCTCTGGGATAACACCTACAGAAAAACAAAACAGGCATTATGGGAAGAAGAGAACGTCTACGTCTAGAATCTACTAAAGAggagagacattttgaaaaacaaaaaGATTACTTGCTCAGGTATTCTTCAAACAAACATGTGTACAGGTTTCAATACTGTTACCTTTGATAGCTGCTAGATTTGAGAAGGTTTGTTCCCTTTATTCTTTTAATCATTGTAGATAGTTATTCTTCTAAGGTTGGGAAAAAAGTATATCACAATACACACTACTCCAGTGAACACTGCCAAGATTGTATCACCTGAACGTGTATTTTAAGTCATGAACCAAACGTTAGCTAGCACAGCGGCTTCTCCAGTGGGGTGTGCTCTCAATTTTCATATAGATTGAACAAGCGACTCACGTTGGTGGCTTCACTACTAAGGAGCACagagaaaaaaaaggaaaaaaaaaaaatcgagatacacaaaacaaaaagaattTCAGAGAGTTGGAGGTCAACAGTAAATACTGTACAGTCACAGTTTCTACTACTTACCAGCAATATGTAGAAAAATAACCTAGCTAGCAATCAAATTCTAGGTAGGCGATATCTGCGCTCCCAAGAACCTTACTTGTCACTGCATCAAATATGCTTAAAATTAATGCTTTTTAATTAAGTTTAATAATCAACTTGGCAACATTAGATTGTTTTTTATGTCTGACTAATATAgggcaaaaaaaacaacaactatgGTTTCACATCTCAATGTTACCAATGCTACCTAAAAAAGGAAACATACAATATCTTAATCAAGATGCAACGGgaaaaataacatttttcttatttttacagAAGacgcacaaacatacacacaccaagacagacacacatacgcacacacccacacaaaaaaaacatttaaaaaagggcACATGGGAGAGAGAATTTAGCTGCAGGAGACAAAACGGTTGGGTGGTATTTTCAGCAGGGCCTGGTTTACAGGACTGGCTGAGCCAGGAAAAAGAACTgtaaaacacaacaacaaaaaagaaagaCCACTGTTAAAAGAGAGCGCACTGAACCAGTTGCCATTGTCATGTGGGTGGATATCTAAGACAATTAACGACAACTAGATAGTCAGCAACCTTAAAGTACAGTATCACTGGTCAACATAGAAAACACACAGCCTAGTTATTTGAATCTGCCAATTTGAGGGATAGCGAGTGTTGAGTGAGTGCATCTAATTTTTATCTAAACTAAAAAATTGGACACTAGATTGCGACAAGGGTTCACCCAACTCCCAAAACCAGGAAGTGCCTTAACGCTAAAGgtgaaaaaagtatgaaatgcaGGTGTAGCAATAGCCGTATCATTGAGATGTATGTGTACTGTTCAGTGACCATTTGGATCCAATGAGAATTAGATTGGATGTTATACAGGTCAGATTATTAAAATACCTATTTTGATAAATAGACTTGTGAGTAGTCAAATAACATGTGTTATACATGTGATCTGCCTTATGGTAATATCTAAACTACTGCATTCCACTTAAACTAAAATACATAGAGAATAGAaaatgagagaaagaaaggacacagaaaaagagaaagagaaggggttgGGGGGCTGCTTGAATGCTTGCTGGCCTTTTGTAATTGTCTACAATCCCCTGTTGGCAGGCAGAGGACCACTTTCAGCCATCAAGGAGGGGGCTCTGCTTTTGCCTTCTCCACTacaacaaatcacacacacaaataacagAGATAAGTTTAATAGAGGATAGTCCAATATGGGGGAGAAAATAAAAAGCATGGTTAAGTTTTCATATACATGTAAGTTCCTCTCTGCTTTCTTTTGTCTGCCCGTACACAGTCTTGGCTTGTTCAGCTCTCTCAGTCGAAGCAAGTGCCGGTCCCTAAAGCAGATCTTGGTATACTGTGGTTACTGGTAGGGGGGGGGCAACGAATAGGCTCTGGAGACCACTAGACTTAAAGTCGTCTGTGTTGTTGTAGTGTCTATCAAGTCCAATACATCATGGG encodes:
- the LOC106569139 gene encoding serine/arginine-rich splicing factor 11 isoform X5; this encodes MSGGGLLPTPNPMSNPQVGLLPTPNPMSYPQMGGNPFGGPSMDAMAAFGFSNPNMNMNPQSFPTEQLLKFMTQVDPKMNHMGVGMNMNMNPGLKADSSNKEIEVAMKRVREAQSLISAAIEPGNKESKRKHSRSRSRSRRRRSRSRSRHRRSKSRSKRRSHSRSRRRSKSPRRRSGRSHSKDRSKPSPSKSRDRKKEERDKKCSKTPPKSYSTTRRSRSIDRRRRKSRSASRSPKKSPKRKVSRTPSPRRHKKEKKRDKERQNDRERRCDKDRSREERKEKKERSKDKEREKKTDGEKGDVKMSLQVTRDYDEEEQGYDSEKERERLDKKDSDQDSGAQSPHSVEGNGTETPKVNGDDHREEDVDHHEEDDMDVSD